In Bacillus toyonensis BCT-7112, a single window of DNA contains:
- a CDS encoding RNA polymerase sigma factor, whose translation MEYEKIIIETSKSIYRYLLKIGVPPVEAEDIVQDTIHKALVSIPNMKITYIKTWLFQVAINRHRDLARRQQRIEQIPIESVQLIGAKGLDEPLLRKELQVEIQSILGKMNPVYKHILLLKYDYELSYKEIATVLEMKEETVRVSLYRARNEFKKLYGRFEDEQR comes from the coding sequence ATGGAGTATGAAAAAATCATTATAGAAACATCTAAAAGCATTTATAGGTATTTACTTAAAATTGGAGTACCACCAGTAGAAGCAGAAGATATCGTTCAAGACACGATACATAAGGCATTAGTATCTATACCGAATATGAAAATTACGTATATAAAAACATGGTTATTTCAAGTTGCGATTAATAGGCATCGTGATCTAGCAAGAAGGCAACAGCGTATTGAACAAATCCCGATTGAATCTGTTCAATTAATTGGAGCAAAAGGATTAGATGAACCACTTTTAAGAAAAGAGCTTCAAGTAGAAATACAAAGCATACTTGGAAAGATGAATCCAGTATATAAACATATTCTTTTATTAAAGTATGACTATGAACTCTCATATAAGGAGATAGCAACCGTATTAGAGATGAAAGAAGAGACCGTACGTGTTTCTTTGTATAGGGCTCGCAATGAGTTTAAAAAGCTGTATGGGAGGTTTGAAGATGAGCAGAGATGA
- a CDS encoding anti sigma factor C-terminal domain-containing protein — protein sequence MSRDDFDFDIDSSKVSKMLKKAKRRQLLKITVISISLFIVLFFGFIIVISQLNNRAYLTMDRDLNMIRQITRPNTERGVAITSNGLFKSTVEYKTYKVIEGKPVKWEDEVYEYKVWNTFRRLSNVNPLTISDNVVMGNERINKTSELYNNQTMEREMQFYLPFASYNRYINDIEKIKDEKKVAELAISFDKPYKVSEIKEILPEGVHPVWYWVDTYDDKKSYSIDDMTESAYNVYGFKAKPGDIEFGNGTEKDFLLAIQNGLEQKGKYYEEYERIYDYLKGKKIKPSEQDVKVIGVVVTGTAVDLQKLNGQNYVKAAVLGATAENK from the coding sequence ATGAGCAGAGATGATTTCGATTTTGATATAGATTCAAGTAAAGTATCAAAAATGTTGAAGAAGGCGAAGCGAAGACAATTATTAAAAATTACAGTAATTTCGATTTCACTTTTTATTGTTCTATTCTTTGGTTTTATAATAGTAATTTCACAATTGAACAATAGAGCTTACTTAACTATGGATCGTGACTTAAATATGATAAGACAAATTACAAGACCTAATACGGAAAGAGGCGTAGCAATTACTTCTAACGGTTTATTTAAAAGCACAGTAGAGTATAAAACATATAAGGTTATTGAAGGGAAACCTGTTAAGTGGGAAGATGAAGTGTATGAGTATAAAGTTTGGAATACATTTCGCCGATTATCGAATGTAAATCCATTAACAATATCAGATAATGTTGTAATGGGGAATGAACGTATTAATAAGACAAGTGAATTGTATAATAATCAAACGATGGAAAGAGAGATGCAGTTTTATCTCCCATTTGCTTCATATAATCGTTATATAAATGATATAGAGAAAATAAAAGATGAAAAGAAAGTAGCTGAATTGGCTATATCTTTTGATAAACCGTATAAAGTGTCTGAAATAAAAGAGATACTTCCAGAAGGGGTGCATCCTGTTTGGTATTGGGTAGATACGTATGATGATAAAAAATCATATTCTATTGATGATATGACCGAAAGTGCTTATAATGTGTACGGTTTTAAAGCAAAACCAGGTGATATTGAATTTGGAAATGGAACGGAAAAAGATTTTCTTTTAGCAATTCAAAATGGACTGGAGCAAAAGGGAAAGTATTATGAGGAATATGAACGTATATATGACTACCTAAAAGGAAAGAAAATAAAACCAAGTGAGCAAGATGTAAAAGTTATCGGTGTTGTTGTGACGGGAACGGCTGTGGATTTACAAAAATTAAACGGTCAAAATTACGTAAAAGCTGCTGTTTTAGGGGCTACTGCGGAAAATAAATAA
- a CDS encoding L-lactate dehydrogenase produces the protein MKKGINRVVLVGTGAVGCSYAYSMINQGVAEEFVLVDVNEAKAEGEAMDLSHAVPFSPSPTKVWSGSYADCKDADLVVITAGLPQKPGETRLDLVEKNTKIFKQIVRGIMDSGFDGIFLIATNPVDILTYVTWKESGLPKERVIGSGTTLDSARFRYMLGDYLDVDPRNVHAYIVGEHGDTELPVWSHATIGVQKLETILANNEQYNQEDLDKIFENVRDAAYHIIERKGATYYGIGMSLLRVTKAILNNENSVLTVSAYLEGQYGEKDAYVGVPAVINREGVREIVELELNEEEKVKFAHSVKVLKETMAPVL, from the coding sequence ATGAAAAAAGGTATCAATCGTGTAGTATTAGTAGGAACAGGAGCTGTAGGTTGTAGTTACGCTTACTCAATGATCAACCAAGGTGTAGCTGAAGAATTTGTACTTGTAGATGTTAATGAAGCAAAAGCAGAAGGGGAAGCAATGGACTTAAGCCATGCGGTACCATTCTCTCCATCACCAACAAAAGTTTGGAGCGGTAGCTATGCAGATTGTAAAGATGCAGATTTAGTAGTTATCACTGCGGGATTACCACAAAAACCAGGTGAAACTCGTTTAGACTTAGTTGAGAAAAATACAAAGATCTTTAAACAAATCGTTCGCGGTATTATGGATAGCGGATTCGATGGAATCTTCTTAATCGCAACTAACCCAGTTGACATTTTAACTTACGTAACTTGGAAAGAATCTGGTCTACCAAAAGAGCGCGTAATCGGTTCTGGTACAACTTTAGACTCTGCTCGTTTCCGTTACATGTTAGGTGACTACTTAGATGTAGATCCACGTAACGTTCATGCTTACATCGTTGGTGAGCACGGTGATACTGAACTTCCAGTATGGAGCCACGCTACTATCGGTGTACAAAAACTAGAAACAATCTTAGCTAACAACGAACAGTACAATCAAGAAGACTTAGATAAAATTTTCGAAAACGTACGTGATGCAGCTTATCATATCATCGAGCGTAAAGGTGCAACTTACTACGGAATCGGTATGTCACTACTTCGTGTAACTAAAGCAATCTTAAACAACGAGAACAGCGTATTAACTGTATCTGCATACCTTGAAGGTCAATACGGTGAGAAAGATGCTTACGTAGGTGTTCCAGCTGTAATTAACCGCGAAGGTGTACGTGAAATTGTAGAACTTGAGCTAAATGAAGAAGAAAAAGTGAAATTCGCTCATTCTGTAAAAGTATTAAAAGAAACAATGGCACCAGTACTATAA